Proteins from a single region of Mustela erminea isolate mMusErm1 chromosome X, mMusErm1.Pri, whole genome shotgun sequence:
- the LOC116583687 gene encoding PWWP domain-containing DNA repair factor 3B-like — MDAEYVLCNWKGHVWPAKVLSRARTSPRHKTKGALFLEVEILSVDEKIKVKTADTKILNESQIEYVASLLIAEPKASVPPGQEVPYRNALAVALEILNERANLGPARASDDPETTKGTPKASQRGPQKRSRKKFRKPKGSLLRRLRRSKKLRSLLVCSQTEDAPGSGQPQAHRTVTPIPRKTRAEPSQSSSVYPNFPSRAEEDYEKEGKEKRHTLRVRALHRPVKEEGTGAKDGGTLPSPPPGFNLTVPKALKEEAHDTYPKTLAVSSECSALSGNVEDHGEGPRKPGLEGAAAPSSAPPPRLRSSLRLANKKRKLQALEFEKGLQGLQPSVNSKAVNPTTAIRKDVGKEMGQPITMAFPQEPCPIEGGMMVWFKFQNHPFWPAVVKSVSQTEQTARVLLIEANMPCEMSGIQVPLRRLKHLDCKEKEKLMKRAGKVYEQSVNWCFSLISHYREGLGRGSFAGSFLDYYAADISYPIRKAIKDGDVEIDFPKVNYADLEDSEEEASLGGRRPHKKILPDRMRAARDRANQKLVDFIVKRKGADHHLLDIVKGRKQSRWLASFLNSSRYVICIETYLEDEDQLDVVVRHLQEIYKQIDKKMLTLARDDKVSFVLEVLLPEAIICSIAALDGLGYEEAEQKYLKGPPVHYREKELFDKNIVKGMRKRAATKGKAK; from the coding sequence ATGGATGCTGAGTATGTCCTGTGCAATTGGAAAGGCCACGTCTGGCCAGCAAAGGTTTTGTCCAGAGCTAGGACCTCACCAAGACATAAGACGAAAGGGGCACTTTTTCTCGAAGTCGAAATACTCTCAGTAGAcgaaaaaattaaagtgaaaaccGCAGACACAAAGATCCTAAATGAGTCTCAAATTGAATACGTTGCCTCCTTGCTGATAGCCGAGCCGAAGGCCAGTGTCCCACCAGGACAGGAAGTGCCCTACAGAAACGCTCTTGCAGTGGCCCTAGAGATTCTGAATGAGAGAGCGAACTTGGGTCCAGCAAGAGCATCAGATGATCCAGAGACCACAAAGGGGACCCCAAAAGCGTCCCAAAGGGGACCACAAAAGCGATCTCGTAAAAAGTTCCGGAAGCCCAAAGGGAGCTTACTGAGGCGTCTTAGGAGAAGCAAAAAACTCAGATCGCTGCTGGTATGCTCACAGACTGAGGACGCCCCAGGCAGTGGCCAACCACAGGCACACAGAACCGTCACGCCTATTCCCAGGAAAACGCGAGCGGAGCCCTCACAAAGCTCCAGCGTGTACCCAAACTTCCCATCACGTGCAGAAGAAGACTATGAGAAAGAGGGCAAGGAAAAGAGGCACACCTTGAGAGTCAGGGCCTTGCATCGCCCCGTCAAGGAGGAGGGTACAGGTGCTAAAGATGGAGGCACCCTTCCATCTCCGCCACCAGGTTTCAACCTCACTGTACCCAAGGCTCTGAAAGAAGAGGCCCATGACACCTACCCAAAGACCCTGGCCGTCTCCTCCGAATGCTCTGCCCTCTCCGGGAATGTTGAGGACCATGGAGAGGGTCCCCGGAAGCCAGGCTTGGAAGGTGCGGCGGCACCCTCCAGCGCCCCTCCTCCGAGGCTGCGTTCTTCACTCCGTCTggcaaataaaaaaaggaagctgcAGGCACTAGAGTTTGAGAAAGGGCTGCAAGGACTTCAGCCTTCAGTCAACTCGAAGGCCGTTAACCCCACCACTGCTATCAGAAAGGATGTCGGCAAGGAAATGGGGCAACCGATAACCATGGCTTTTCCACAAGAGCCCTGTCCCATTGAAGGAGGAATGATGGTCTGgtttaaatttcaaaatcacCCATTTTGGCCAGCAGTGGTAAAGAGTGTCAGCCAAACAGAGCAGACCGCAAGGGTGCTTTTGATTGAGGCAAACATGCCCTGTGAAATGAGTGGCATTCAAGTTCCTCTTCGAAGATTAAAACATCTGGACTGTAAGGAGAAGGAAAAACTCATGAAGAGAGCCGGGAAAGTGTACGAGCAGAGTGTGAACTGGTGCTTCTCCCTGATTTCCCACTACAGAGAAGGGCTCGGTCGTGGGTCTTTTGCGGGCTCTTTCCTGGACTATTACGCCGCTGATATCAGTTACCCAATTAGGAAAGCCATCAAGGATGGGGACGTGGAGATCGATTTCCCAAAGGTGAATTATGCCGACCTGGAAGATTCTGAGGAGGAGGCCTCCCTGGGTGGGAGGAGGCCCCACAAGAAAATTCTCCCGGACCGGATGAGGGCTGCTCGGGACCGAGCCAACCAGAAGCTCGTGGACTTCATTGTGAAAAGAAAGGGAGCCGATCACCACCTCCTGGACATCGTCAAAGGCAGGAAACAGTCCAGGTGGCTGGCATCGTTTCTGAATTCAAGCCGGTACGTGATCTGCATTGAAACATACCTGGAGGATGAAGACCAGTTGGATGTCGTGGTAAGACATTTACAAGAAATCTACAAACAGATAGACAAGAAAATGCTGACTCTGGCAAGAGATGACAAGGTGAGTTTTGTTCTGGAAGTTCTTCTGCCAGAAGCAATCATTTGTTCAATTGCCGCACTTGATGGATTAGGTTACGAGGAGGCAGAACAAAAGTACCTAAAGGGGCCACCGGTGCATTACCGGGAAAAGGAgctatttgataaaaatattgtaaagggaatgagaaagagagcgGCAACCAAGGGCAAAGCCAAATAA